Proteins encoded by one window of Sulfurospirillum barnesii SES-3:
- a CDS encoding SPOR domain-containing protein: MENRSELSDIVLEKGDNKTLKVKRLLILVAFLILIFLIALASMKVANDDQAKETSKLVLPPEPTQETQIPKDDQLFKQVPIIEENPKKESFEDMIKTLKEKEAQKQEESKSVAQEPVTQTKTSPTPPVSKVKEEPKKESAKTQTMLRSTEIDTPTAPMGGSSVGPGIYVQVGAIAKAPTAKQLAEYRAKGFECKPYSTVVNGNPVVKLLVGPYANAAEAESALRTIRSSLNSNAFIYRVK; the protein is encoded by the coding sequence ATGGAAAACAGAAGTGAACTTAGCGATATAGTATTAGAAAAAGGGGATAACAAAACCCTAAAAGTGAAGCGTCTTTTAATTTTAGTGGCTTTTTTAATTTTGATTTTTTTAATCGCACTTGCAAGCATGAAAGTTGCCAATGATGATCAAGCAAAAGAGACATCAAAATTAGTTTTACCGCCAGAACCCACACAAGAGACGCAAATCCCAAAAGATGACCAACTCTTTAAGCAAGTTCCTATTATTGAAGAGAACCCTAAAAAAGAGAGTTTTGAAGATATGATCAAAACACTCAAAGAGAAAGAGGCTCAAAAACAAGAAGAGAGTAAAAGTGTTGCGCAAGAGCCTGTCACACAAACAAAAACAAGTCCAACACCCCCTGTTTCTAAAGTAAAAGAAGAGCCTAAAAAAGAGAGTGCTAAAACCCAAACAATGTTAAGAAGTACTGAAATAGACACACCTACAGCCCCTATGGGTGGAAGCAGTGTGGGTCCTGGTATTTACGTACAAGTTGGGGCCATCGCAAAAGCTCCTACGGCAAAACAATTAGCAGAGTACAGGGCCAAAGGGTTTGAATGCAAACCTTACTCAACCGTTGTCAATGGTAACCCCGTCGTTAAACTCTTAGTGGGGCCTTATGCCAATGCCGCTGAAGCAGAGAGCGCATTACGTACTATTCGCTCTAGCCTTAATTCAAATGCATTTATTTATCGGGTAAAATAA
- a CDS encoding DUF1882 domain-containing protein, whose amino-acid sequence MYTIDVSLIKMITDHYWIKRDAIVQKIDFGGRVFFDKFERINQPLNNSIIKDHLDGKITVAHSLINRFDKVENIVFDYNGRNTERFWHRAQLLLREEGFINFTAFKSKTEGHLHLYVHKGHTTMQEGCQIAKMLSAKLSQKLPREWRMFPTQELPREFNILALPYDLYQKERGASWSKHM is encoded by the coding sequence ATGTATACGATTGATGTCTCTCTTATCAAAATGATTACCGATCATTATTGGATTAAACGTGACGCCATTGTCCAAAAAATTGATTTTGGTGGGAGAGTCTTTTTCGATAAATTTGAACGTATTAATCAACCGCTTAATAATAGCATTATCAAAGACCACCTCGATGGGAAAATCACGGTTGCTCACTCATTGATTAACCGTTTTGATAAAGTTGAAAATATCGTTTTTGACTACAACGGAAGAAATACCGAACGCTTTTGGCATAGGGCACAGCTTTTGCTTCGAGAAGAGGGATTCATTAACTTTACAGCTTTTAAAAGTAAAACGGAAGGGCATTTGCATTTGTATGTTCACAAAGGGCATACAACCATGCAAGAAGGGTGTCAAATTGCTAAAATGCTCTCAGCGAAGCTTTCACAAAAGCTTCCACGAGAGTGGAGAATGTTCCCGACGCAGGAACTTCCTCGGGAGTTTAATATTTTAGCTCTCCCTTATGATTTGTACCAAAAAGAGCGAGGGGCTTCTTGGTCAAAGCACATGTAA
- a CDS encoding serine hydroxymethyltransferase: protein MSILKNVDPIIYDLTQKELERQCDHLEMIASENFTYPAVMEAMGSVFTNKYAEGYPAKRYYGGCEFADAVEQLAIDRVCQLFGCTYANVQPNSGSQANQGVYQALLNPFDKILGMDLSHGGHLTHGSKVSSSGKTYSSFFYGVELDGRINYDKVREIAHIVKPKMIVCGASAYARELDFAKFREIADEVGAYLFADIAHIAGLVAGGEHPSPFPHCHVVASTTHKTLRGPRGGIILTNDEEIAKKINSAIFPGIQGGPLVHVIAAKAVGFAENLKPEWKAYAKQVRANAKVLADVLIRRGYDIVSGGTDNHMVLVSFLNKEFSGKDADAALSRAGITVNKNTVPGETRSPFVTSGVRIGSPALTARGMKEKEFEIIANKIADVLDNINDEALHVTIKEEMKALASHFIIYDRPTY from the coding sequence ATGAGTATTTTAAAAAACGTTGACCCTATTATTTATGATTTAACGCAAAAAGAGTTAGAGCGCCAATGCGATCACCTTGAGATGATTGCCAGTGAAAACTTTACTTACCCTGCTGTTATGGAAGCGATGGGTAGTGTGTTTACCAATAAATATGCTGAGGGATACCCTGCTAAACGCTACTACGGTGGATGTGAATTTGCTGATGCTGTTGAACAACTTGCCATTGATAGAGTATGCCAGCTTTTTGGATGTACTTATGCCAATGTGCAACCCAATTCAGGAAGCCAAGCTAATCAGGGCGTTTATCAAGCGCTGTTAAACCCTTTTGATAAAATTTTAGGAATGGATTTAAGCCATGGTGGTCACTTAACGCACGGTTCAAAAGTGAGCAGTTCTGGTAAAACCTACTCAAGCTTTTTTTATGGTGTTGAACTTGATGGTCGCATTAATTATGATAAAGTAAGAGAAATTGCACATATTGTAAAACCAAAAATGATTGTTTGTGGTGCAAGTGCTTATGCCAGAGAGCTTGATTTTGCAAAATTCAGAGAGATTGCCGATGAAGTAGGTGCGTATCTTTTTGCCGACATTGCACACATCGCAGGACTTGTTGCGGGTGGTGAACATCCAAGCCCTTTCCCTCATTGTCATGTGGTGGCTTCTACGACCCATAAAACACTTCGAGGTCCTCGTGGTGGTATTATTTTAACGAACGATGAAGAGATTGCTAAAAAAATCAATAGCGCTATTTTCCCAGGAATTCAAGGTGGTCCATTGGTGCATGTTATTGCTGCCAAAGCCGTTGGTTTTGCTGAGAACTTAAAGCCTGAATGGAAAGCTTATGCAAAACAAGTCCGTGCGAATGCAAAAGTGTTAGCCGATGTACTGATTCGCCGTGGCTATGACATCGTAAGTGGAGGTACAGACAATCACATGGTACTTGTTTCCTTCCTTAACAAAGAGTTTAGCGGTAAAGATGCCGATGCAGCCCTTAGTCGTGCAGGTATTACGGTGAATAAAAATACCGTTCCAGGTGAAACCAGAAGTCCTTTTGTCACCAGCGGTGTTCGTATCGGTTCTCCTGCACTCACAGCGCGCGGTATGAAAGAGAAAGAGTTTGAAATTATTGCCAATAAAATTGCAGATGTTTTAGATAATATTAACGATGAAGCGTTACATGTAACGATTAAAGAAGAGATGAAAGCATTGGCAAGTCACTTTATCATTTATGATAGACCAACCTACTAA
- the lysS gene encoding lysine--tRNA ligase — protein sequence MFQDQYQQQRIEKGKALHALGRNPYRHNITKDTSTKEFLECYAYVIESELKRDEHKSNTIVGRIKFLRHMGKAAFAKIEDEHGVVQIYFSRESIGEAWFDEAKKLVEVGDIISVTGFPFVTKTGELSLHVKVMEVATKSIIPLPEKFHGLQDKELRYRKRYLDMIMNADVRKTFKIRSKIVSEIRHFFEERDFLEVETPMMHPIAGGANAKPFVTHHNALGIDRYLRIAPELYLKRLVVGGFEAVFEINRNFRNEGMDQTHNPEFTMIEFYWAYHNYHDLMRLTEEMFDVLLKKLKLPRKLPYGEMEIDFSKPFRKIAFRAALSEIGGIPDEILEDCQKIIAYIQSQGFSVESKLTLGKLYEELFDLFVEEKLIDPTFIIDYPIEISPLARRSESNPNIAERFELFIAGREIANGFNELNDPIDQYERFAKQLQAKNAGDDEAHEMDEDYVHALGYGLPPTAGQGLGIDRLTMLLTNEASIKDVILFPAMKPLNDTDEQTQKDEESK from the coding sequence ATATTTCAAGACCAATACCAACAGCAACGCATCGAAAAAGGAAAAGCGCTCCATGCATTAGGCCGCAATCCTTATCGACACAACATTACAAAAGATACCAGCACAAAAGAGTTTTTGGAGTGTTATGCGTATGTGATTGAGAGTGAATTAAAGCGTGATGAACATAAAAGCAATACCATTGTAGGTCGTATCAAATTTTTGCGCCATATGGGCAAAGCTGCTTTTGCAAAAATCGAAGACGAACACGGTGTTGTGCAAATCTATTTTAGCCGTGAATCCATTGGTGAAGCATGGTTTGATGAAGCAAAAAAACTGGTTGAAGTGGGTGATATTATCAGTGTAACAGGCTTTCCTTTTGTTACAAAAACGGGTGAACTCTCTTTACATGTAAAGGTCATGGAGGTCGCAACAAAATCTATTATTCCTCTGCCTGAAAAATTTCACGGATTGCAAGATAAAGAGCTTAGATACCGCAAACGCTATCTTGATATGATTATGAACGCAGATGTTCGCAAAACCTTTAAGATCAGAAGTAAAATTGTCAGTGAAATCCGCCACTTTTTTGAAGAGCGTGACTTTTTAGAAGTTGAAACCCCAATGATGCATCCTATTGCAGGGGGAGCTAATGCTAAACCTTTTGTCACCCATCATAATGCCTTAGGTATTGATCGTTACCTTAGAATTGCACCTGAGCTTTATCTCAAACGTCTTGTTGTTGGTGGTTTTGAAGCGGTTTTTGAAATCAACCGTAACTTTAGAAACGAAGGGATGGATCAAACCCATAACCCCGAATTTACGATGATTGAATTTTATTGGGCATACCACAACTATCATGATTTGATGCGTTTAACCGAAGAGATGTTTGATGTGCTCTTAAAAAAGCTCAAACTTCCACGTAAGCTTCCTTATGGCGAAATGGAGATTGATTTTTCAAAACCATTCCGCAAAATCGCTTTTAGAGCGGCCCTTAGTGAAATTGGAGGCATCCCCGATGAAATTTTAGAGGATTGCCAAAAAATTATTGCGTATATTCAAAGTCAAGGATTTAGCGTTGAATCTAAATTGACATTGGGTAAACTCTATGAAGAACTGTTTGATCTCTTTGTTGAAGAAAAACTCATTGATCCAACGTTTATTATTGATTATCCCATTGAAATTAGCCCATTGGCACGAAGAAGTGAAAGTAATCCTAATATTGCTGAGCGTTTTGAGCTCTTTATTGCAGGGCGAGAAATCGCCAATGGATTTAACGAACTTAATGATCCTATTGATCAATACGAACGATTTGCAAAACAGTTACAAGCCAAAAATGCAGGGGATGATGAAGCCCACGAAATGGATGAAGACTATGTTCACGCACTTGGTTATGGCTTACCGCCAACAGCGGGACAAGGTTTAGGCATTGATAGGCTTACGATGCTACTCACGAATGAAGCATCCATTAAAGATGTTATTCTTTTTCCAGCCATGAAGCCACTCAATGACACCGATGAACAAACACAAAAAGATGAGGAATCAAAATGA
- a CDS encoding Fur family transcriptional regulator, whose translation MSKFENIEYTALLSTFKELLKQNKLKFTKQREVILKTLYEQNEHFTPEDLYIYLKTKYPELNIGIATVYRTLNLLEESHMVTSISFGVAGKKFELANKPHHDHMICKSCGLIIEFQNEKIEQLQMDIAKVHNFHITSHLMQLRGLCERCSKENSNH comes from the coding sequence ATGAGTAAATTTGAAAACATCGAATACACTGCCTTACTCTCAACGTTTAAAGAGTTATTAAAACAAAACAAACTTAAGTTTACCAAACAACGTGAAGTGATTTTAAAAACACTGTACGAACAAAATGAGCATTTTACGCCTGAGGATCTTTATATTTATCTTAAGACGAAATACCCTGAACTGAATATTGGTATTGCAACGGTCTACCGCACACTCAATCTTTTGGAAGAGTCTCATATGGTCACGTCAATCTCTTTTGGTGTGGCAGGCAAAAAATTTGAGTTAGCCAATAAACCCCACCATGATCATATGATTTGTAAAAGTTGTGGGCTCATTATTGAGTTTCAAAATGAAAAAATTGAACAATTGCAAATGGACATTGCAAAAGTACATAATTTTCACATCACCAGTCATTTAATGCAATTACGTGGATTGTGTGAAAGATGTTCCAAAGAAAACAGCAACCATTAG
- a CDS encoding CvpA family protein, with product MTPVSMFDIISLALILILGIKGILNGFVKEVFGLFGIVGGIYFASRYAAEAGELIHAHLFAFSNKASLYLFGFIAVLILFWVSALFLGYLVSHIINLSGLGAIDKLAGFAVGSIKIFLVFSVLAVALNNIEFIKSRIEPYVTQSMMFPLFLEAGQTIVKLDANTMLESIQAKEKINP from the coding sequence ATGACACCTGTTTCCATGTTCGATATTATTTCGTTGGCGTTAATCCTTATCTTAGGAATCAAGGGCATTCTTAATGGTTTTGTCAAAGAGGTCTTTGGACTTTTTGGCATTGTGGGTGGTATTTATTTTGCATCACGCTATGCAGCAGAAGCAGGAGAGCTCATTCATGCACATCTGTTTGCGTTTAGCAATAAAGCATCCTTATACCTTTTTGGTTTTATCGCTGTGCTTATTCTTTTTTGGGTTAGCGCACTTTTTTTAGGATACCTTGTTTCGCACATTATTAATCTAAGTGGTCTTGGGGCTATTGATAAATTAGCAGGTTTTGCGGTAGGAAGCATCAAAATCTTTCTTGTCTTTTCTGTCTTAGCTGTAGCTTTAAATAATATTGAATTTATCAAATCACGTATTGAACCTTATGTAACACAGAGTATGATGTTCCCACTCTTTTTGGAAGCGGGACAGACTATTGTCAAACTTGATGCGAATACCATGTTGGAGAGCATTCAAGCCAAAGAGAAAATAAATCCTTAA
- a CDS encoding GGDEF domain-containing protein: protein MNHSNHISQLVFQIADETFTKLHLLEIPPYPKYYHDMFLEILEQNGHSEILELSKKNAYLFSTAPQEETVGETCLGLVKKGLEEFVKTNDTLKSISDETAINIDAIKKDYNRIDTDHVFEAFMNFQGKIFQELQAADETISSLKLEVERLERESNIDPLTKTHNRRVLMKDLEEVLQSGKDKELDMHLVMFDADDFKQINDSFGHIAGDKTLIFLSKLIQNSLRRGTRIYRYGGEEFVVILNRTSKEEAIHIVERILKETSDSKLLYKNHDIHLTLSAGICSHVSNISADEILEKADTALYEAKRNGKNCFRSAS, encoded by the coding sequence ATGAATCATAGCAATCATATTTCACAACTTGTTTTTCAAATTGCAGACGAGACATTTACAAAGCTTCACCTCTTAGAAATTCCACCTTATCCAAAATATTACCATGATATGTTCTTGGAAATTCTTGAACAAAATGGACACAGTGAGATTCTTGAACTCTCTAAAAAAAATGCTTACCTTTTTTCCACGGCACCCCAAGAAGAAACCGTCGGTGAGACATGCTTAGGCTTAGTCAAAAAAGGACTTGAGGAGTTTGTCAAAACCAACGATACGCTCAAATCTATCTCCGATGAAACGGCTATTAATATTGATGCTATCAAGAAAGATTATAACCGCATTGATACGGATCATGTGTTTGAAGCCTTTATGAACTTTCAAGGTAAAATTTTTCAAGAACTTCAAGCTGCTGATGAAACCATCTCCTCTCTTAAACTAGAAGTGGAGCGTTTGGAGCGAGAATCCAATATTGACCCTTTAACCAAAACACACAACCGAAGAGTTTTAATGAAAGATTTGGAAGAGGTACTCCAATCAGGAAAAGATAAAGAGCTTGATATGCATCTTGTCATGTTTGATGCAGATGATTTTAAACAGATTAACGACTCTTTTGGTCATATTGCAGGCGACAAAACACTGATTTTCCTCTCCAAGCTTATTCAAAACTCTTTAAGACGAGGAACCCGTATTTATCGCTATGGGGGTGAAGAGTTTGTGGTTATTTTGAATCGAACTTCCAAAGAAGAGGCGATACACATTGTTGAGCGCATTTTAAAAGAGACCAGTGATAGTAAGCTGTTATACAAAAACCATGATATTCACCTTACACTCAGCGCAGGTATTTGTTCCCATGTATCCAACATCAGTGCTGATGAGATATTAGAGAAAGCCGATACTGCACTCTATGAGGCAAAAAGAAATGGTAAAAATTGTTTTAGGAGTGCTTCGTAA
- a CDS encoding type IV pilus twitching motility protein PilT translates to MASINIKALLKNVVAYKASDLHLVSRSEPQIRIDGKLVPLDMDKLDGNTIEEMCYTLISDKQKKKLEEEKELDFAIMFPDIGRFRANYYYTINTELAAAFRIIPIDIPSLDDLNTPAIFKDIIMREKGLILVTGPTGSGKSTTLAALLNEINLYEHRHIITIEDPVEFIHTNKKALFSHRNVGEDTKSFARALKFSLREDPDVILVGEMRDQETISTAITAAETGHLVMGTLHTNSAVQTINRIVDSFEGAEQVQVRTMLATSLYAVISQSLLPKIGGGRVAVHEIMINNAPIANLIRENKMHQIYSQMQLNQQKTGMITQTQSMMRYLRANLISKEDAIRYSTQPQELLNNMGI, encoded by the coding sequence ATGGCTTCCATCAATATCAAAGCTCTGCTCAAAAATGTGGTGGCGTACAAAGCCTCTGATTTGCATCTGGTAAGCCGTAGTGAACCTCAAATTCGTATTGATGGGAAATTAGTACCTCTGGATATGGATAAACTAGATGGGAATACAATCGAAGAGATGTGTTATACCCTCATTAGTGATAAACAAAAAAAGAAGCTTGAAGAGGAAAAGGAGCTTGATTTTGCTATCATGTTTCCTGATATTGGTCGTTTTCGTGCGAACTACTATTACACTATTAACACAGAATTAGCAGCTGCTTTTAGAATTATTCCCATTGATATTCCATCCTTAGATGATCTCAATACTCCTGCGATTTTTAAAGATATTATTATGCGTGAAAAAGGGCTGATATTAGTCACTGGACCTACAGGAAGTGGAAAATCAACAACCCTAGCGGCTCTTCTGAATGAAATTAATCTGTATGAACATCGCCATATTATTACCATTGAAGACCCTGTTGAGTTTATTCATACCAATAAAAAAGCACTTTTTTCTCATCGTAATGTGGGAGAAGATACCAAAAGCTTTGCACGTGCGTTGAAATTTTCATTGAGAGAAGACCCTGATGTCATTCTTGTGGGTGAAATGCGCGATCAAGAAACCATTAGCACCGCAATTACAGCGGCAGAAACGGGTCACTTGGTCATGGGAACCTTACATACCAACTCTGCGGTACAAACCATTAATCGTATTGTTGATAGCTTTGAGGGTGCAGAACAAGTTCAGGTACGAACCATGCTTGCCACGTCATTGTACGCTGTCATTTCCCAAAGTTTGCTTCCTAAAATTGGCGGTGGCAGGGTTGCAGTACATGAGATTATGATTAACAATGCGCCCATTGCCAATCTTATTCGTGAAAATAAAATGCACCAAATTTATTCACAAATGCAACTCAACCAACAAAAAACAGGCATGATAACCCAAACACAATCCATGATGCGGTATTTAAGAGCCAATCTGATTAGTAAAGAAGATGCTATTCGCTATTCCACACAACCACAGGAACTTTTAAATAATATGGGTATATAA
- the gatC gene encoding Asp-tRNA(Asn)/Glu-tRNA(Gln) amidotransferase subunit GatC, whose translation MKIDNTLLIKLEKLSSLKISDEKREGVIQQLSEIVSFVENLNELDLNAEEITFTTLSGGTPFRDDEAHVNPKIIETILAHAPHHENGFFVVPKIIE comes from the coding sequence GTGAAAATTGATAATACATTACTGATAAAACTTGAAAAACTCTCCTCATTAAAAATTAGTGATGAAAAAAGAGAGGGTGTTATTCAGCAATTAAGTGAAATTGTCTCTTTTGTTGAAAACCTTAATGAACTTGATTTAAACGCTGAAGAGATAACCTTTACAACGCTCAGTGGAGGAACGCCGTTTCGAGACGATGAAGCACATGTCAATCCTAAAATCATCGAAACTATTTTAGCACATGCACCACACCATGAAAACGGTTTTTTTGTTGTTCCAAAAATTATTGAATAA
- a CDS encoding type III pantothenate kinase produces MTLCDIGNSNADFYQDGKVWTLSHKEFYAFTPQEKVYYICVNDALKEKLEHKAQFIDLEPYFEFDTIYQGMGVDRMAACYTIEDGLIVDAGSAITVDIMSGGMHLGGFILPGLSAYEKAYASISPRLNLSINPSIALDALPQRTHDAISYGVIKSIVTLLEVTCKDKRIFFTGGDGKFFSKFLNHSIFDRTLIFRGMLKVIKNAHLQ; encoded by the coding sequence ATGACATTGTGTGATATTGGAAATTCTAATGCTGATTTTTATCAGGATGGAAAAGTATGGACACTTTCTCATAAGGAATTTTATGCATTTACACCGCAAGAAAAAGTCTATTATATTTGTGTGAATGATGCGTTGAAGGAAAAACTTGAGCATAAAGCGCAGTTTATTGATTTGGAACCTTATTTTGAGTTTGACACCATTTATCAGGGGATGGGTGTGGATAGAATGGCCGCATGCTATACCATTGAAGACGGGTTAATTGTCGATGCGGGTAGCGCCATTACGGTGGATATTATGTCAGGGGGCATGCATTTAGGGGGATTTATTCTTCCTGGATTAAGTGCTTATGAAAAAGCCTATGCTTCCATATCCCCCCGTCTTAATTTAAGTATTAACCCTAGTATTGCGTTAGATGCTTTGCCTCAAAGAACCCACGATGCCATTTCGTATGGGGTTATAAAATCTATTGTAACGCTCTTAGAAGTTACATGTAAAGATAAACGTATTTTTTTTACAGGTGGCGATGGAAAGTTTTTTTCTAAATTTTTGAATCATTCTATTTTTGATAGAACATTGATTTTCAGAGGTATGCTGAAAGTTATTAAAAATGCACATTTACAATAA
- the hisG gene encoding ATP phosphoribosyltransferase, with protein sequence MLTVALPKGRIAEETLEIFEQIFGTTFRFDDRKLILEADGFRFLLVRNQDVPAYVLHQSADIGVVGLDVLEEKDEDLLRLLDLGIGKCKVCVGIQEGKEIDYSAPELKVATKMTHIAQKYFSKKAMAVEIIKLYGSIELAPLVGLSDVIVDIVETGSTMKQNGLKVVETILESSAYLIANKNSFIEKKEEITSLYHQIHTVIQSKAKQKA encoded by the coding sequence ATGTTAACAGTAGCCTTGCCAAAGGGTAGAATTGCAGAAGAGACCTTAGAGATTTTTGAACAAATTTTTGGAACCACATTTCGTTTTGATGATCGCAAACTCATTTTAGAAGCCGATGGTTTTCGTTTTTTATTGGTACGAAATCAAGATGTTCCTGCGTATGTATTGCATCAATCAGCGGATATTGGTGTCGTTGGTTTGGATGTGTTAGAAGAAAAAGATGAAGATTTACTACGTTTATTGGATTTGGGCATTGGTAAATGTAAGGTGTGCGTGGGCATTCAAGAGGGAAAAGAGATTGATTACAGTGCGCCTGAGCTTAAGGTTGCGACAAAAATGACCCATATCGCACAAAAATATTTTTCTAAAAAAGCCATGGCTGTTGAGATTATTAAGTTGTACGGTTCCATTGAATTAGCTCCTCTTGTAGGACTGTCTGATGTGATTGTGGACATTGTTGAAACAGGAAGTACCATGAAACAAAATGGGCTCAAAGTGGTAGAGACGATTTTGGAATCCTCAGCATACTTGATTGCAAATAAAAACAGTTTTATTGAAAAAAAAGAAGAAATTACCTCTTTATATCATCAAATCCATACCGTGATTCAATCCAAAGCTAAGCAAAAAGCGTAA
- the uvrC gene encoding excinuclease ABC subunit UvrC: MLTNTLKNAPENAGIYQFFNASGMLLYVGKAKNIKNRVKSYFRFSGELRASPLLSSRIAKMISEVERVEFIVVQSEHDALILENSLIKQLKPKYNILLRDDKTYPYIAINLAEPFPRFEITRKIINDKNIKYFGPLSGSAKALLDALYLTFPLVQKKGCLKGKKACLFFQIERCLAPCEGKIDTASYAKIVHQALEVLNDQKKLISLLHVKMEEASLKLNFEEAAKLRDTMRAIKESLHVTHVELLNLEDYDVFAVEMMEKTAVIMRLFIRHGKIVSTSHSMMHNAYGFDKEELYQRALFEFYNPMHQTFAQNILLADFFNEADAMRSFLSEKFGMKISISVPKRGEKEHLTALARENAKAILMQQRTKNSTTLLEQLQSLFTLHSLPKRIEVFDNSHLGGVAPVGAMVVWDEGFSKSSYRRYALHYRDEYAQMKEMLERRIADFSKEPPPDLWVLDGGETLRKLAETLLEKAGVHLDVLAIAKEKVDAKAHRAKGSAHDLLYAKEQSLALPPHDKRLQFLQRLRDEAHRFAIRYHQSKKQSKDLALTLQSMGGIGDASIKKLLSYFGTFEAIYQASEEELMLTLGKKLGSKLFTNLKK; encoded by the coding sequence ATGCTAACCAATACCCTCAAAAATGCCCCAGAAAATGCGGGGATTTATCAATTTTTTAATGCCTCAGGCATGCTTTTATATGTGGGAAAAGCTAAAAATATTAAAAACCGTGTGAAGAGCTACTTCCGTTTTTCAGGTGAGCTTAGAGCATCCCCTTTGCTTTCGTCTCGTATTGCAAAGATGATTAGCGAGGTGGAACGTGTTGAGTTTATTGTGGTTCAAAGCGAACACGATGCGTTAATTTTAGAAAACTCACTAATCAAACAACTCAAACCCAAATACAATATTTTACTACGTGACGATAAAACCTATCCTTATATTGCCATTAACCTTGCGGAGCCTTTCCCTCGCTTTGAAATCACACGCAAAATCATCAATGATAAAAACATCAAATACTTTGGCCCGCTTTCAGGTTCTGCCAAAGCACTCTTAGATGCACTTTATCTCACCTTTCCTTTGGTACAAAAAAAGGGGTGTTTAAAAGGGAAAAAAGCCTGTTTATTCTTTCAAATTGAACGTTGCCTTGCTCCCTGTGAAGGCAAAATCGACACTGCTTCGTATGCAAAAATTGTCCATCAAGCACTAGAAGTTTTGAATGACCAAAAAAAGCTTATTTCTCTTTTACATGTAAAGATGGAAGAGGCATCTTTAAAACTCAATTTTGAAGAAGCAGCCAAACTTCGAGATACCATGCGTGCCATCAAAGAATCTTTACATGTAACGCATGTGGAGCTTTTAAACTTGGAAGATTATGATGTTTTTGCAGTTGAAATGATGGAAAAAACAGCAGTCATCATGCGTCTATTTATTCGTCATGGAAAAATTGTCTCCACCTCACACTCGATGATGCATAATGCCTATGGGTTTGATAAAGAAGAGCTCTATCAGCGAGCTTTATTTGAGTTTTATAACCCTATGCATCAAACGTTTGCACAAAACATTTTACTGGCAGATTTTTTTAATGAAGCAGACGCAATGCGCTCCTTTTTAAGTGAAAAATTTGGTATGAAAATATCTATTAGTGTGCCAAAACGAGGTGAAAAAGAGCATTTGACTGCTTTAGCACGGGAAAATGCAAAAGCGATTTTAATGCAACAGCGTACAAAAAACAGTACCACACTTCTTGAGCAACTCCAATCCCTTTTTACCCTTCATTCTCTTCCAAAACGTATCGAAGTGTTTGACAATTCTCATTTAGGCGGGGTTGCTCCTGTGGGTGCGATGGTGGTTTGGGATGAGGGATTTAGCAAATCAAGCTACCGCCGTTATGCCTTGCATTATCGTGATGAGTACGCACAAATGAAAGAGATGTTAGAGCGCCGTATTGCAGATTTTTCCAAAGAGCCACCTCCTGATTTGTGGGTGCTAGATGGAGGAGAAACGTTACGAAAACTTGCAGAAACTCTGTTGGAAAAAGCGGGCGTGCATCTGGATGTTCTAGCCATTGCCAAAGAGAAAGTCGATGCTAAAGCACACCGTGCCAAAGGAAGCGCTCACGACCTTTTGTATGCCAAAGAGCAGTCGCTTGCCCTCCCCCCTCACGATAAGCGTTTACAATTTTTGCAAAGACTTAGAGATGAAGCCCACCGTTTTGCCATTCGTTACCATCAGAGTAAAAAACAGAGCAAAGATTTAGCCTTAACACTTCAGAGTATGGGAGGTATTGGAGACGCTAGCATTAAAAAACTTTTAAGTTACTTTGGGACATTTGAAGCCATTTATCAAGCCTCAGAAGAAGAGTTGATGCTTACATTGGGTAAAAAATTGGGCTCAAAACTCTTTACAAACCTAAAAAAATAG